In Dasania marina DSM 21967, one genomic interval encodes:
- a CDS encoding lipase family alpha/beta hydrolase — MFSLRIHIRFLSVFFMSALSLMACSGGGSSSDDGAASAGSGNSAIPIPSGDSKPAVRQETLSDIVAAQDFKGAYGEGYAHVCPADNSMVSGRNFLIKVHGYSPKTINKYPGDGELEGSCNSLPDDRNYHVLELRYRNGGDYIQRNAGFVRSLLEKVIAQYQITSEDNIALVGYSMGGVVARYALLTMESEAVNHHVDLYISVDSPHLGAYVPIAVQHLANAFSAYGGSAAITGANAPAAKQMLRYHYSQGASSQTWTDDYQQLYIVELQAVYGGYPAAEGLRKVAVASGRSDGHLASIKPGDIFYSAIKTVSGSETIAKQTEQKYSCTATFKATTINIDVDIIARGYALSLAAAPVVVASTDVAGYIVKPDKARISIDSNTKLSDYFATRVELSGCAGLGGALKDKVVSNVVAAVVKAAKAEAKPFVDAYNDKTYRTYGDGINSASVPGGLGYDIKTFTELMTKSAGFKASVSSEQPHAFVTLGSALGIEGLYPTDPAYWSAVDFASRSPFDQLYYEDSKNMNHIKSSHDWFTQEVLSLFNP, encoded by the coding sequence ATGTTTAGTCTACGCATACATATACGTTTTTTAAGTGTGTTTTTTATGAGTGCTTTAAGCTTGATGGCTTGCAGCGGTGGCGGCAGTAGCAGTGATGATGGGGCCGCCAGTGCAGGCTCAGGTAATAGCGCTATCCCTATTCCCAGTGGCGATAGCAAGCCTGCAGTTAGGCAAGAAACTCTCAGTGATATAGTGGCTGCACAAGACTTTAAAGGCGCTTATGGTGAGGGCTATGCCCATGTTTGCCCTGCTGATAACAGTATGGTGAGTGGGCGAAATTTTTTAATTAAAGTGCATGGCTATTCACCAAAAACCATTAACAAGTATCCCGGGGATGGTGAATTAGAGGGCAGCTGCAATAGCTTGCCAGATGATAGAAACTACCATGTGTTAGAGCTGCGTTACCGCAATGGTGGCGATTACATACAACGCAATGCGGGCTTTGTACGGTCCTTACTAGAAAAGGTCATCGCTCAATATCAAATCACTAGTGAAGACAATATTGCCCTAGTGGGGTATAGCATGGGCGGCGTTGTTGCTCGTTATGCTTTACTCACTATGGAGAGCGAGGCGGTGAATCACCATGTAGATTTATATATTAGTGTGGATAGCCCTCACTTAGGGGCATATGTGCCTATTGCTGTGCAGCATCTCGCTAATGCGTTTTCTGCCTATGGTGGCAGTGCCGCAATAACCGGTGCCAATGCCCCTGCGGCCAAGCAGATGTTGCGTTACCACTATAGCCAAGGGGCGTCATCGCAAACCTGGACTGACGATTATCAACAGCTGTATATCGTTGAGTTGCAAGCGGTGTATGGGGGCTACCCAGCGGCTGAAGGTTTACGCAAGGTAGCTGTTGCCAGCGGCCGCAGTGATGGCCACTTGGCTAGTATAAAGCCGGGCGATATTTTTTACAGCGCTATTAAAACCGTTTCAGGAAGTGAAACTATCGCCAAACAAACGGAACAAAAATATAGCTGCACTGCCACGTTTAAAGCAACCACAATTAATATCGATGTGGATATTATTGCCAGAGGCTATGCCCTGAGTTTGGCGGCGGCTCCAGTTGTTGTCGCCAGCACCGATGTAGCAGGTTATATAGTAAAACCCGATAAAGCGCGCATCAGCATCGACAGTAATACAAAACTGAGCGATTATTTTGCAACACGCGTTGAACTTAGTGGATGTGCTGGGCTGGGTGGGGCACTCAAAGATAAAGTGGTTAGCAATGTCGTCGCCGCCGTGGTCAAGGCGGCTAAAGCAGAGGCTAAGCCCTTTGTCGACGCCTACAATGACAAAACCTACCGCACTTATGGTGATGGTATCAACTCTGCGAGTGTGCCCGGTGGTTTGGGTTATGACATAAAAACGTTTACGGAGCTGATGACTAAGTCAGCGGGGTTTAAAGCGAGTGTTAGCAGTGAACAGCCCCATGCCTTTGTTACTTTGGGCAGCGCCTTGGGTATAGAAGGCCTTTATCCAACAGACCCTGCCTATTGGTCGGCGGTGGATTTCGCCAGCCGCAGCCCTTTTGACCAACTGTATTATG